A single genomic interval of Pseudomonadota bacterium harbors:
- a CDS encoding IS982 family transposase, translating into MPLEDFIIWVYLCVAENLEICLAGKRLRSCGPQPKLSDAEAITLEIVGEYLGYDTDKQIWKYFKIHWNDWFPKLGSRSQFGKQASGLWVVKQMIQEQLAHKIGGFADNLHMVDGVPMPICHYARSRRSKSFKGEAAYSYCASKKEKYYGFSGHVMISGQGCITGFTFTAANVDERDAMLEITNNIKGLLLGDKGYIRPSLQEYLAGIGINLQTPLRANMQDERDPKFVKMLLSTRRLVETVIGQLTERFNISKVWARDAWHQTNRIARKILSHTVAMACAKNLGLPPLQFENIIAA; encoded by the coding sequence ATGCCACTAGAGGATTTTATCATATGGGTTTACCTATGTGTAGCGGAAAATTTAGAAATTTGTTTAGCAGGCAAGCGGCTGCGAAGTTGCGGCCCACAGCCTAAATTATCTGATGCTGAGGCAATAACACTGGAAATCGTAGGAGAATATTTAGGTTATGATACTGATAAACAAATATGGAAATACTTTAAAATCCATTGGAATGACTGGTTTCCGAAGCTTGGTTCACGGTCACAATTTGGTAAACAAGCATCTGGTTTATGGGTTGTGAAACAAATGATTCAGGAACAATTAGCCCATAAGATTGGCGGATTTGCAGATAATTTGCACATGGTTGATGGTGTGCCGATGCCCATTTGCCATTATGCCCGCTCTAGGCGGAGCAAAAGCTTTAAAGGTGAGGCAGCATATAGCTATTGTGCCAGTAAGAAGGAAAAATACTATGGTTTTTCCGGTCATGTTATGATTAGCGGCCAGGGCTGCATAACTGGATTTACATTTACGGCGGCAAATGTTGACGAGCGGGATGCAATGCTTGAAATAACAAATAATATCAAAGGCCTACTGCTTGGAGATAAAGGATATATACGCCCCTCTTTGCAGGAATATCTGGCTGGGATCGGCATAAACCTGCAAACGCCCCTCAGAGCCAACATGCAGGATGAGCGCGATCCAAAATTTGTAAAAATGCTACTATCGACAAGGCGCCTGGTGGAAACCGTCATTGGACAGTTGACTGAGCGCTTTAATATAAGCAAAGTCTGGGCTAGGGATGCCTGGCACCAGACCAATAGAATCGCAAGAAAAATCCTCAGCCATACTGTGGCTATGGCATGCGCCAAAAATCTTGGTTTGCCTCCGTTACAGTTTGAGAATATTATTGCAGCTTAA
- a CDS encoding IS630 transposase-related protein, with the protein MSYSLDLRQKVVLYVNSGYSQVSAAKVFGLGESTVRRWISRNKETGDVRPLPHGGGFSSKINAADFKQYVADNPDKTLHEMGEFFGISHEGVAYNLRKHGYLF; encoded by the coding sequence ATGTCATATAGTTTAGATTTGCGCCAAAAAGTAGTTTTATATGTCAACTCTGGTTACAGTCAAGTTTCGGCAGCTAAAGTTTTTGGCCTTGGTGAAAGCACTGTCCGCCGCTGGATTTCAAGGAATAAAGAAACAGGAGATGTCCGCCCTCTGCCGCATGGTGGAGGATTTTCAAGCAAAATAAACGCTGCTGATTTTAAGCAATATGTTGCAGATAATCCTGATAAAACTTTGCATGAAATGGGAGAGTTTTTTGGAATCTCTCACGAAGGTGTCGCATATAACCTACGAAAACATGGTTATCTCTTTTAG
- a CDS encoding AAA family ATPase, with translation MLSTLFVSFKKRNNDFRKYIIYIKNKFSASLQKMPFGVYFMSNDNKKFNICFPQSDYINEFSDLELEWGGSIVLIGSNGSGKSRLGWWLEQDLYKKRGIHTYRILAQKSLFYNSSNINVDNSKNTSTRLMYGLNSFMPEILENKENAFQYRISHKYKNNPITTYSDDFIFSITNLLSVVANEKEKFISDHKAKYELGINLEPIQTSADNLIEIWDSIMPHRQIQFKEQCVYAKSSENGSIEYDASAMSDGERVALYYLCACLSMPSNTVIIVDEPESHLHKSLNEKLWQSIMRKRKDCFFIFISHDLDFASSFNQDTKKIWIKGCKINKENIKEPLYDWQEINSDENEIPEDLLLKILGSRKKVLFCEAEDKNSLDYKTFSNVYEDFLVVPVGGCEQVKRYNDKRGFLKKFNYESFCIIDRDYMDKDEISSLESKGIKITDVSEIENVFLKEPVLDFVCKQLHIQNIQQAINKVKENVFQLINGEIESQALKRTKTQVLHDYQDMKCRKMLKR, from the coding sequence ATGCTTAGTACCCTTTTTGTGTCTTTTAAAAAACGTAATAATGATTTCAGGAAATATATTATTTATATTAAAAATAAATTTTCTGCATCATTGCAAAAAATGCCTTTTGGAGTTTATTTTATGTCAAATGATAATAAAAAATTTAATATTTGCTTCCCGCAGTCTGATTATATAAATGAATTTAGCGATTTAGAGTTAGAATGGGGTGGCTCAATTGTATTAATTGGCTCTAACGGCTCTGGCAAAAGTCGTTTGGGTTGGTGGTTAGAACAAGATCTTTACAAAAAGCGTGGAATACATACATATAGAATATTAGCTCAAAAAAGTCTTTTTTATAACAGCAGTAATATTAATGTAGATAACTCTAAAAATACCAGTACAAGGTTGATGTATGGCTTAAATAGTTTTATGCCTGAAATATTAGAAAATAAGGAAAACGCTTTTCAGTATCGTATAAGTCATAAATACAAAAATAATCCTATTACAACTTATAGTGATGATTTTATTTTTTCAATAACTAACTTATTAAGTGTAGTGGCAAATGAAAAAGAAAAATTTATTTCTGATCATAAGGCAAAGTACGAGTTAGGAATTAATCTTGAACCAATACAAACATCAGCAGACAATTTAATTGAAATATGGGATTCTATTATGCCACACCGGCAAATACAATTTAAGGAGCAATGCGTATATGCTAAATCTTCAGAAAATGGAAGTATAGAGTATGATGCATCTGCCATGAGTGATGGTGAGAGGGTAGCATTATATTACCTATGTGCATGTTTAAGTATGCCCTCTAATACTGTTATAATTGTTGATGAACCTGAGAGCCATTTGCATAAATCATTAAATGAAAAATTATGGCAAAGTATAATGCGGAAGAGAAAAGATTGTTTTTTTATATTCATTTCTCATGATTTGGATTTTGCAAGCAGCTTTAATCAGGATACAAAGAAAATATGGATAAAAGGCTGCAAAATTAATAAAGAAAACATTAAGGAGCCATTATATGACTGGCAAGAAATAAATAGTGATGAAAATGAGATACCAGAGGATCTTTTACTAAAAATATTGGGTTCAAGAAAGAAAGTTCTATTTTGTGAGGCTGAAGATAAAAATTCATTAGATTACAAGACTTTTTCTAATGTATATGAAGATTTTTTAGTTGTTCCGGTCGGTGGTTGTGAACAAGTAAAGAGATACAATGATAAGAGAGGGTTTTTAAAAAAATTTAATTATGAATCATTCTGTATAATTGATAGAGATTATATGGATAAAGACGAAATATCCTCTTTAGAATCAAAAGGAATTAAGATTACGGACGTATCTGAAATAGAAAATGTTTTCTTAAAAGAGCCAGTCTTAGATTTTGTATGTAAGCAGCTACATATACAAAATATCCAACAAGCTATCAATAAAGTAAAAGAAAATGTATTCCAACTAATAAATGGAGAAATTGAGAGTCAAGCTCTTAAAAGGACTAAAACGCAAGTATTGCATGATTATCAAGATATGAAGTGTCGCAAGATGCTAAAGCGTTAG
- a CDS encoding site-specific integrase codes for MQANNKFNFTVNKIKNIPIPLDGKRGVYFDERVQGLNIIITDKGRKSYYVRRVIKGRSKRIRLGLVENLSIENAREMARKINHRIDRGEDPFQEKVDERNELTLRKFFHNKYIPNHAKIHKKTYQYDERQFSLYIDKQLAHKKLSELSSEGVRALHSNLGVKRPYAANRALALIRCLYNKASEWKLYNGVNPAVNIKKFKEKSRARFLQRDELPKFFESLEFEENQDIKDYIWLSLLTGARRTNILSMEWKDINFERQEWLIPETKNGDSQIISLVDRAIIILKQRNNINQQIGSKFVFFGCGKTGHMVEPKKGWKRILDRAEIENLRLHDLRRTVASYQAISGVDISTIGQCLGHKSLAATQVYARSDRKAQTEAMNISSNVIINLGKAGGINA; via the coding sequence ATGCAAGCTAACAATAAATTTAACTTTACTGTAAATAAAATTAAAAATATACCCATACCACTAGATGGAAAAAGAGGAGTATATTTTGATGAAAGAGTACAGGGACTAAACATTATAATCACAGACAAAGGCAGAAAATCTTATTATGTACGTAGGGTTATAAAAGGACGCTCAAAAAGAATAAGGCTTGGCTTGGTTGAAAACCTTTCTATTGAAAATGCACGTGAAATGGCTAGAAAAATCAATCATAGAATTGATAGAGGAGAAGATCCATTTCAAGAAAAGGTAGATGAAAGAAATGAGCTTACATTAAGGAAATTCTTTCATAACAAATATATTCCGAATCATGCCAAAATTCATAAGAAAACATATCAATATGATGAAAGACAATTCAGTTTATATATTGATAAACAATTAGCACATAAGAAATTATCAGAATTATCTAGCGAAGGTGTGAGAGCATTACATTCAAATCTTGGGGTAAAACGTCCTTACGCCGCCAACAGAGCATTAGCACTTATAAGGTGCTTATATAACAAGGCTTCAGAATGGAAGCTATATAACGGTGTAAACCCTGCTGTTAATATTAAAAAATTTAAAGAAAAGTCCAGAGCTCGCTTTTTGCAGCGTGACGAACTACCTAAATTCTTTGAGTCTTTAGAATTTGAAGAAAACCAAGATATAAAAGATTATATCTGGCTAAGCTTACTTACAGGTGCAAGACGAACAAACATTCTTTCTATGGAATGGAAAGATATAAATTTTGAACGTCAAGAGTGGTTAATACCAGAAACAAAAAATGGTGATTCTCAAATCATATCTTTAGTTGATCGTGCTATAATTATTCTTAAACAGCGTAATAATATCAATCAACAAATTGGAAGTAAGTTTGTATTTTTTGGATGTGGTAAAACCGGACATATGGTTGAACCCAAAAAGGGATGGAAACGGATTCTTGATAGAGCTGAAATAGAAAATTTACGATTACATGACTTAAGGCGTACAGTAGCAAGTTATCAGGCTATATCAGGAGTTGATATAAGCACAATAGGTCAATGCTTAGGGCATAAGAGCTTAGCAGCAACACAAGTATATGCTAGAAGTGATAGAAAGGCTCAAACAGAGGCTATGAACATATCATCTAATGTTATTATTAATTTAGGTAAAGCAGGGGGAATTAATGCCTAG
- a CDS encoding helix-turn-helix domain-containing protein has translation MTELLTPKEVSKMLGVTESTLNVWRCTKRYPLNYVKIGFHVRYRKDDVMNFIESLQRKEGRSADADNF, from the coding sequence ATGACTGAATTACTAACACCCAAAGAAGTTTCTAAGATGTTAGGGGTAACTGAAAGCACCCTTAATGTATGGCGTTGTACTAAACGCTATCCCCTAAATTACGTTAAGATCGGCTTTCATGTTCGTTACAGAAAAGACGATGTAATGAACTTTATTGAATCGCTGCAAAGAAAAGAGGGGAGGAGTGCCGATGCCGATAACTTCTAA
- a CDS encoding toprim domain-containing protein, whose protein sequence is MKKTKNDLQQLSLLLINRLDSVLANLFPNKPIVTNGGQIRIGSKGSISIQRNSNHLVWHCFETGEGGDIFKLIQHSLSCDFKSAVAWAKSIVGGLKPVLEPVNKKEVRDKYKNNKLYKVSMARSLWKSSNAPKNTIAESYLKNRGINITLPETIRFHDNIINPTTGMYHPSLVAAIQDIAGKITAIQTISLNPHNGEKITGKGIRSKSFKGAIKGAAIRLSPLSDKLVITEGLEDALSILQCCPDLTVWSGLGGNIRTVQIPIKIRNVVIAADNDEAGGKLAEKLKERLLNEGRFVSIIKPPFGCKDFNECLKKVY, encoded by the coding sequence ATGAAAAAAACTAAAAATGACTTGCAGCAATTATCATTATTACTAATTAACCGTCTTGATTCTGTACTCGCTAATCTATTTCCGAATAAGCCGATTGTTACCAATGGAGGTCAAATAAGAATAGGCTCAAAGGGAAGTATATCCATCCAGAGAAATTCTAATCACCTTGTATGGCATTGTTTTGAAACAGGAGAAGGAGGAGATATTTTTAAGCTGATACAGCACTCTTTAAGTTGCGACTTCAAATCTGCTGTTGCATGGGCGAAAAGTATTGTAGGCGGTTTAAAACCAGTTTTAGAGCCAGTTAATAAGAAGGAAGTGAGAGATAAATATAAGAATAACAAGTTATACAAAGTTAGTATGGCTCGTTCATTATGGAAATCATCTAATGCACCTAAAAATACTATTGCTGAAAGTTACCTTAAAAACAGAGGGATAAATATTACTCTACCTGAAACTATAAGATTTCATGATAATATTATCAATCCAACAACCGGCATGTATCATCCTTCACTTGTTGCAGCTATTCAAGATATTGCAGGAAAAATAACAGCAATTCAGACTATTTCTTTAAATCCTCATAATGGAGAAAAAATAACAGGAAAAGGAATTAGATCAAAGAGCTTTAAGGGAGCGATAAAAGGAGCTGCTATAAGGCTATCACCTTTATCGGATAAACTTGTTATCACAGAAGGACTAGAGGACGCTCTATCGATATTACAATGCTGTCCTGATCTAACAGTATGGTCTGGATTAGGTGGTAATATTCGAACTGTGCAAATACCTATCAAAATTAGAAATGTTGTTATTGCAGCAGATAATGACGAGGCAGGTGGAAAGCTAGCGGAGAAATTGAAAGAACGGCTTTTAAATGAAGGTAGGTTTGTTTCAATAATTAAACCTCCGTTTGGTTGTAAGGACTTTAACGAATGTTTGAAAAAGGTGTATTAA
- a CDS encoding YfjI family protein has protein sequence MFEKGVLKMTSNLHVVDEKKEMENAIADSVNTAGWEQPIFPFENLNAPEISTVFLPDNLRQYGKALSDDLEVPESMVVMSIFGVLSSIFSGNFVVSPKSGYNESINIYAIIALPPGNTKSAVFKNVTAPLKRWEEDIKIEKVPEIRKQHSKRKSEEKIIEGLRGKLNKSNIKEDEQYRLIEEIAEKEANLTKPEYLPELWANNATPEAIADRLYEQKGRYAVLSDEGGIIEVMSGLYSGGKANIDVFLQGIDGGDVKILRKNMGLVSFKAYLTFLLIIQPKIIKNMAGKHAFHGKGLYERFFYVIPSSKVGYRSFKNQTISDSCKKTYDFIIRGLLDKSYSISDSEKPVTLKLSKDALNEWEKFRNEIEIELRPNGKFDSCTGWGAKICGYTLRLAGLIHLCENMADDYEISLISMQKAIELAKLLIVHALYAFDEMKENENVANSKRLLKWIVNQDSDEFTRTELLKGNRSGPFKEAKDLDKPIQTLIDWHCISSHERESCNTNKPTTYFKRSPYIKDMNF, from the coding sequence ATGTTTGAAAAAGGTGTATTAAAAATGACAAGCAATTTACATGTAGTAGACGAAAAAAAGGAAATGGAAAATGCAATTGCGGATTCTGTTAATACAGCAGGTTGGGAACAGCCGATTTTTCCATTTGAGAATCTTAACGCACCTGAAATATCAACCGTATTTTTACCTGATAATTTAAGACAATATGGTAAAGCTTTATCTGATGATCTGGAAGTTCCTGAAAGCATGGTAGTTATGAGCATCTTTGGAGTTCTAAGCTCTATATTTTCAGGAAATTTTGTAGTTTCGCCAAAATCTGGATATAACGAATCAATAAATATTTATGCTATTATAGCACTTCCCCCAGGTAATACAAAAAGTGCAGTTTTTAAAAATGTTACTGCACCATTAAAACGATGGGAAGAGGATATTAAAATTGAAAAAGTCCCTGAAATAAGGAAGCAACATTCAAAGAGAAAGTCAGAAGAAAAAATTATTGAAGGCTTAAGAGGTAAATTAAATAAATCCAACATTAAAGAAGATGAACAATATCGTTTAATTGAGGAAATCGCAGAAAAAGAAGCAAACTTAACCAAACCTGAATATTTACCAGAATTATGGGCAAATAATGCAACACCAGAAGCTATAGCAGATAGGCTATATGAACAGAAAGGGCGTTATGCTGTATTATCTGATGAAGGTGGAATAATTGAGGTAATGTCTGGTCTTTATTCCGGCGGAAAAGCAAATATTGATGTTTTTCTACAAGGTATTGATGGAGGAGATGTAAAAATCCTTCGTAAAAATATGGGGCTTGTAAGTTTTAAAGCTTACCTAACCTTTCTTTTGATTATACAGCCTAAAATAATTAAGAACATGGCAGGCAAGCACGCTTTTCATGGCAAAGGCTTATATGAACGTTTCTTTTATGTAATACCATCAAGTAAGGTTGGTTATAGAAGCTTTAAGAATCAAACAATATCCGACTCATGCAAAAAGACTTATGATTTTATAATAAGAGGTCTACTTGATAAAAGTTACTCTATATCGGATTCAGAGAAACCAGTTACCCTAAAGCTTTCTAAAGACGCTTTAAACGAATGGGAAAAGTTCAGAAATGAAATTGAAATAGAACTCCGTCCAAACGGTAAGTTTGATTCTTGTACTGGTTGGGGTGCAAAAATATGTGGTTACACTCTACGTTTAGCAGGTTTAATTCATTTATGTGAAAATATGGCAGATGATTATGAGATCAGCCTTATATCTATGCAAAAGGCAATTGAACTTGCAAAACTTCTTATTGTGCACGCTTTATACGCTTTTGATGAAATGAAAGAAAATGAAAATGTTGCTAACTCAAAAAGGTTACTCAAATGGATTGTTAACCAAGATTCTGATGAGTTTACAAGAACAGAATTATTGAAGGGAAATAGGAGCGGACCATTTAAAGAAGCAAAAGACCTTGATAAACCTATTCAAACATTAATTGACTGGCATTGTATAAGTTCTCATGAACGAGAAAGTTGTAACACTAACAAGCCGACAACTTACTTTAAAAGAAGTCCTTATATAAAAGATATGAATTTTTAG
- a CDS encoding AIPR family protein: protein MSIYKILDKSIEKNADSVSELLSKFNGDILRGSKFMLFALSKIFYDKDIADIEAGIVDSSYREATYDHGIDAIYITASKSFVENPEDLEECNDDTKFEIQIFQFKRGTGISHGDILKLKAGIKKVLIDCEMSDRDNLYFYNRIGVLNEIKEQIFSNFPTDNISVVCNIVFGGMENTLLNDTIVSGELDNIKNELESGGYVQSQIKVMDCQFLIRDPSKNQNIVDSIEYEKTFKYITDTEQSKKLNGYISIIKGSEIAELVRKHQSSIFEANIRDYFKRSDLNSKIIETSSNDSEAKYFWSFNNGLTMTCSKVEELPSNKYKLHNLQIVNGCQTSNSIYNAVKNKEKVQELKLKESSGVILTVKEQEELKKKDKQQFNDDTTLLVKIIETKDDDLIYRITETTNSQTPIKAFSLRANDNIQKLIETFLSDYDISYERRVNELRNKGKKNIYSIQKLFQLFTSHILFKPSQARTSPKTLFISTYDEVFPEPNVININYILYFIPIYVDIHLNKAIKEFNTDAIDPYKKTILAYGKFHMGCFLLSSILKNDYNKKGIIENEQKIKSELSNNLERHFMEALENFEKIIKTFGGNKKETIASSVRKADLDNRIVKFVKSQK, encoded by the coding sequence ATGAGTATATATAAGATATTAGATAAGAGTATTGAAAAGAATGCTGATTCTGTTTCTGAACTTCTTTCAAAATTTAATGGCGATATATTAAGAGGCTCTAAGTTTATGTTATTTGCATTGTCAAAAATATTTTATGACAAAGATATTGCAGATATAGAAGCAGGTATAGTTGACTCTTCTTATAGAGAGGCAACTTATGACCATGGTATTGACGCAATATACATTACAGCATCAAAGAGTTTTGTAGAGAATCCAGAAGATCTGGAGGAATGTAACGATGATACAAAGTTTGAAATACAGATTTTTCAATTTAAACGTGGTACTGGTATTTCTCATGGGGATATACTAAAATTAAAAGCTGGAATTAAGAAAGTTTTAATTGATTGCGAAATGTCAGACCGTGATAATCTTTATTTTTATAATCGAATAGGGGTTCTAAATGAGATAAAGGAACAAATTTTTTCAAATTTTCCAACAGATAATATATCTGTAGTCTGTAACATAGTTTTTGGTGGAATGGAAAATACTTTACTAAACGATACAATCGTTTCTGGTGAACTAGATAACATTAAAAATGAATTAGAAAGTGGTGGATATGTTCAATCACAAATAAAAGTTATGGATTGCCAATTTTTAATAAGAGATCCATCTAAAAATCAAAACATTGTTGATTCTATTGAATACGAAAAAACATTTAAGTATATTACTGATACGGAGCAGTCAAAAAAGCTTAACGGTTATATCAGTATTATAAAGGGTTCGGAAATTGCGGAATTGGTTAGAAAACATCAATCTTCTATATTTGAAGCTAATATTCGTGACTATTTTAAAAGAAGTGATTTAAATTCAAAAATAATTGAAACAAGTTCAAATGATAGTGAAGCTAAATATTTCTGGAGTTTTAATAATGGCTTAACAATGACTTGTAGTAAGGTAGAAGAATTGCCAAGCAATAAATATAAGTTACATAATCTTCAAATAGTTAATGGATGTCAAACTTCAAACTCTATTTATAACGCAGTAAAGAATAAAGAAAAAGTACAAGAATTGAAATTAAAAGAGAGTTCTGGAGTCATACTAACAGTTAAAGAACAAGAGGAGCTTAAAAAAAAGGATAAACAACAATTTAATGATGATACTACTCTATTAGTTAAAATAATTGAAACTAAAGATGATGATTTAATATATAGAATCACTGAAACAACAAATTCCCAAACTCCAATTAAAGCTTTTTCATTAAGGGCAAACGATAACATTCAAAAATTAATTGAAACATTCCTTTCTGATTACGATATATCTTACGAAAGAAGAGTAAATGAGTTAAGAAATAAAGGAAAAAAGAACATATATAGTATACAAAAGTTATTTCAGTTATTTACCTCGCATATTTTATTTAAACCCTCTCAAGCAAGAACATCTCCAAAGACATTATTTATTTCCACTTATGATGAAGTTTTTCCTGAACCAAACGTTATAAATATTAATTATATATTATACTTCATACCAATTTATGTTGATATTCATCTAAACAAAGCAATAAAAGAGTTTAATACAGATGCTATAGATCCATATAAAAAGACGATTTTAGCATATGGAAAGTTTCATATGGGCTGTTTTTTGCTAAGCTCTATTTTAAAAAATGATTATAATAAAAAAGGGATAATTGAAAATGAACAAAAGATTAAGAGTGAGCTATCTAATAACTTAGAGCGTCATTTTATGGAGGCTTTAGAAAACTTTGAAAAAATAATAAAAACCTTCGGAGGAAATAAAAAAGAAACAATAGCAAGTTCTGTTAGAAAAGCCGACTTAGATAATAGAATTGTAAAATTTGTTAAATCACAAAAATAA
- a CDS encoding Rrf2 family transcriptional regulator — translation MAFAKFYECLEVVLYIAVKSGANPVISKDICDYMGVKPRHLEPLMQQLVKHGILKGTKGPKGGYTLAKEKRKLTCLDVYKAAICDNGIQCGSGKMLKNKIIVPFSNNINDCLNKKLNAVTIDQLCGNITESGFVSDSSGEFNI, via the coding sequence GTGGCTTTTGCTAAGTTTTACGAATGTCTTGAGGTGGTCTTATACATAGCCGTTAAATCCGGTGCGAATCCCGTTATAAGTAAAGATATATGTGATTATATGGGGGTTAAACCCAGACACCTTGAGCCTTTGATGCAGCAATTAGTAAAACACGGCATATTGAAAGGCACAAAAGGGCCAAAGGGCGGTTATACTCTGGCGAAAGAGAAGAGGAAGCTTACCTGTTTGGACGTTTATAAAGCCGCTATTTGTGATAACGGCATTCAGTGCGGCTCAGGAAAAATGCTTAAAAACAAAATAATTGTGCCTTTTTCAAATAATATTAACGACTGCTTGAATAAAAAATTAAATGCAGTAACGATTGACCAGTTATGCGGTAACATAACCGAGTCAGGCTTTGTTAGTGATAGTTCGGGAGAGTTTAACATCTAA
- the dut gene encoding dUTP diphosphatase encodes MTIIVEIKQLENAQGLDLPYYATEHSAGMDLQAAIAEDITLKPNQRAIIKCGISIALPDGYEAQIRPRSGLAYKNGITVLNAPGTIDADYRGEVGVILVNLGEESFTISRGDRIAQMIIAPYIKADLQVVTELSETVRGAGGFGSTGLKEAS; translated from the coding sequence ATGACTATAATTGTTGAGATAAAACAGCTTGAAAATGCCCAAGGGCTTGACCTACCTTATTATGCAACCGAGCATAGTGCCGGAATGGACTTACAGGCGGCTATAGCCGAAGATATAACGTTAAAGCCCAATCAAAGGGCTATTATCAAGTGTGGCATCAGTATAGCCCTACCTGACGGATACGAGGCACAAATAAGACCTCGTTCCGGTCTTGCGTACAAAAACGGCATTACCGTATTGAATGCTCCGGGTACTATTGATGCCGATTATAGAGGCGAAGTCGGTGTTATACTGGTAAATCTTGGCGAGGAGTCATTTACTATAAGTCGTGGTGACCGTATTGCACAAATGATTATCGCCCCATATATAAAAGCGGATTTGCAAGTGGTAACCGAACTTTCTGAAACTGTTCGTGGTGCGGGTGGTTTTGGCTCGACAGGTCTAAAAGAAGCGAGTTAG